The Bombus pyrosoma isolate SC7728 linkage group LG3, ASM1482585v1, whole genome shotgun sequence genome has a segment encoding these proteins:
- the LOC122566198 gene encoding trafficking protein particle complex subunit 11 isoform X3 encodes MCELPPELVTKPLALIGLTGLDITNPVHRSIWDAFSNNRRLENSAIQFKLLSPTHEFPTVKPKRNSYEYYRPKGILKRNWMNKYLNEIPAVVVVFYNLDWNDPQWNEKKMECASKVQSLRNALDGRTTKIAVVLIQHCTQPPPGSEDTIATERATAVCGACELSPKLLYILPHGNHLLGYISRLESALYDLAQNFYHHEYRIVKGHRDQLNKTMQKNAYKHLFVRHQFKMAFLNELRQDQNLAQKHYTQAYNHLLEIPITDTNVMEITTIACFINYKLCKVMFNLNVPKDAISQFRLHTDRFKIWTGPKELIFEHHAWMCSQFSTFAELFDDAIRQGLPGVQTQHPGYYFQSAAHHAGLRQAACKELCQNVTSYPDPDPLAGEEKLEFYGQRPWCPGKFSAEPIDPIKKALAIQALQYKEKYTVHHSNIIIALLGNAISQFKIYRCPRMRRVLVVQMAEEYYNSKDYGKVLTLLMHMLWEYHGERWPVLITNILKNALRAAYLSTSVQDYITLAFEALGPSTTFSEDYKDAVYNNIINILHKKPPTPESDLPDDVKYPAVEKWVGELNKSEPIVFTIDDNNMSSFIEVKARFLQPKYAVNSMVTAEVIIRNSYSNSVEFSKVSITVNSPGYNSEFVVADAEHNNLIFHGKEMRKFPYQFEAPQQNESSEIRITTISLYMSSDKMCCIILRFSAVGRETNFLSRLYPEIQQLRRGEFETIQSLVSAEIKQEESTLSISTESNNPALLGEWLPINISIVTNEKISSAFLNVSLVSDGANEQSTELSLTMNNKQSVISIPIDNMEKDCVTHRTVYLRAHKVGDRDIHIKVEYTRSKQIKGSKELTYSLSVTKPFEVSTLFYTTLFEPLTKGFINEPFIIMPHIVCVSPWPINIINTSIELGDLIERENGNEAVSVLSGITLSANETGTDVYCLIPKAGGEQPISTGVYTIKWKRANDDNALETSSSVTLAPLGVEDAVICLEAKIPAHGWVRTPLLISYFIKNHSDNMITLRLTMEASDAFMFAGQKQIDIYILPKNERKVEWILRPLVAGFVQLPSLSLTVPADEEHKLSKARLSELVERSIPSHIYILPTSQTLEE; translated from the exons ATGTGTGAGTTACCACCAGAATTAGTTACCAAGCCATTAGCTCTTATTGGCTTAACTGGTTTAGACATTACAAATCCTGTACATCGGTCAATTTGGGATGCATTCAGTAATAATCGCAGATTAGAAAATTCTgctatacaatttaaattacttagcCCTACTCATGAATTCCCTACAGTAAAACCCAAg AGGAattcatatgaatattatagGCCCAAAGGAATATTGAAACGTAATTGgatgaataaatatcttaatgaaattccagcagttgttgttgtattttataatttagattGGAATGATCCTCAATGGAACGAGAAAAAGATGGAATGTGCTTCTAAAGTACAATCTCTTAG AAATGCTTTAGATGGAAGAACTACAAAAATAGCCGTAGTACTTATACAACATTGTACACAACCTCCACCTGGTTCTGAAGATACTATTGCAACTGAACGTGCCACAGCTGTCTGTGGAGCATGTGAACTATCTCCAaagttattatacattttgcCACATGGAAATCATTTACTAGGATATATATCTag ACTAGAAAGTGCATTATATGATCTAGCACAAAACTTTTATCATCATGAATATCGTATTGTCAAAGGACATAGAGATCAACTTAACAAAACTATGCAAAAAAATGCATACAAACATTTATTTGTACGCCATCAATTTAAGATGgcatttttaaatgaattaagaCAAGATCAAAATTTAGCTCAAAA gcATTATACTCAAGCATATAATCACTTATTAGAAATACCAATAACAGACACAAATGTGATGGAAATTACAACTATTgcttgttttataaattataagttatGTAAAGTAATGTTCAACTTAAATGTTCCTAAAGATGCTATATCGCAATTTAGACTTCATACTGACAG ATTCAAAATATGGACTGGTCCAAAGGAACTTATATTTGAACATCATGCTTGGATGTGTAGTCAGTTTTCTACATTTGCAGAATTATTTGATGATGCTATTCGACAGGGACTTCCTGGTGTCCAAACTCAGCACCCtggatattattttcaatcagCAGCTCATCATGCAGGCTTAAGGCAAGCAGCTTGCAAAGAACTTTGTCAG AATGTTACTAGTTATCCAGATCCAGACCCATTAGCAGGCGAAGAAAAACTTGAATTCTATGGGCAACGCCCATGGTGTCCTGGAAAATTCAGTGCAGAACCTATAGATCCCATAAAAAAAGCACTTGCTATACAGGCTTTacaatataaagaaaaatacacaGTTCACCATTCT aatataATCATTGCTTTACTGGGCAACGCAATTTCACAATTTAAGATATATAGGTGTCCAAGAATGAGGAGAGTATTAg TCGTACAAATGGctgaagaatattataattctaaagATTATGGAAAAGTTCTAAC ATTATTGATGCACATGTTGTGGGAATATCACGGGGAACGGTGGCCCGTCTTAATCACAAATATCTTAAAGAATGCTTTACGTGCGGCATATCTCTCTACAAGTGTTCAAGACTACATCACCTTGGCATTTGAAGCTTTGGGGCCTTCTACCACGTTTTCAGAAGATTATAAAGATGCTGTCTATAATAACATCATTAATATTCTTCAC AAAAAACCACCAACTCCGGAATCTGACTTACCCGATGATGTGAAATATCCTGCAGTAGAAAAGTGGGTAGGGGAACTAAATAAGTCAGAACCAATTGTCTTTACAATTGATGATAATAACATGAGTTCGTTTATAGAAGTTAAAGCAAGATTTTTGCAGCCAAAGTATGCTGTCAATTCTATGGTTACTGCAGAAGTCATTATTAG aAATTCATACAGCAATAGTGTTGAATTTTCTAAAGTATCAATAACAGTTAATAGTCCAGGATATAATTCAGAATTCGTCGTTGCTGATGCTGAACataataatcttatttttcacgggaaagaaatgagaaaatttccTTATCAATTTGAAGCCCCACAACAAAATGAGAGTAGCGAAATACGTATTACGACAATCTCATTATATATGAGTAGTGATAAAATGTGCTGTATTATTTTGAGATTTTCTGCTGTAGGgagagaaacaaattttttgagTCGATTATATCCTGAAATACAACAGCTTCG tAGAGGAGAGTTTGAAACAATACAATCACTAGTCAGTGccgaaataaaacaagaagaatCTACTCTGAGTATAAGTACTGAATCCAACAATCCAGCACTTTTAGGAGAATGGCTACCTATTAATATATCTATTGTTactaatgaaaaaatatcatcagcatttttaaatgtatcacTTGTGTCTGATGGAGCAAATGAACAGTCAA CGGAATTAAGTTTGACAATGAATAATAAGCAGTCGGTAATATCAATACCAATTGATAATATGGAAAAGGATTGCGTTACTCATCGAACTGTATACTTAAGGGCTCACAAAGTTGGTGATCGAGATATTCATATAAAG GTAGAATATACAAGATCTAAACAAATTAAAGGATCAAAAGAATTAACGTATTCATTATCAGTTACAAAGCCATTTGAAGTGtcaacattattttataccaCTCTTTTTGAACCACTGACGAAAGGCTTCATTAATGAACCATTTATAATAATGCCTCACATTGTTTGTGTGTCTCCATGgcctataaatattataaatacttctATAGAAttg ggAGATTTAATAGAAAGGGAAAATGGAAATGAGGCAGTATCTGTTTTAAGTGGTATTACACTTTCTGCAAATGAAACAGGTACAGATGTGTATTGTTTGATACCAAAAGCAGGTGGTGAGCAACCTATTAGTACAGGAGTCTATACTATTAAATGGAAACG TGCAAATGATGATAATGCATTAGAAACCAGCAGCAGTGTTACTTTAGCACCTCTAGGAGTTGAGGACGCTGTAATTTGTTTGGAAGCCAAAATACCTGCTCATGGTTGGGTCCGTACAccattattaatatcatattttataaaaaatcattctGATAATATGATTACATTGCGACTGACTATGGAAGCTAGTGATGCCTTTATGTTTGCTGGGCAAAAACAA atTGACATTTACATACTTccaaaaaatgaaagaaaagttgaATGGATTTTACGACCATTGGTGGCAGGTTTTGTACAACTTCCATCATTGTCTCTAACAGTTCCCGCtg ATGAAGAACATAAATTAAGCAAAGCGCGGCTTTCGGAGTTAGTAGAGCGGTCAATACCGagtcatatatatattctt ccAACTTCACAAACCctagaagaataa